A stretch of Mycobacterium sp. ITM-2016-00316 DNA encodes these proteins:
- a CDS encoding LLM class F420-dependent oxidoreductase produces the protein MDYGLVLFTSDRGIAPAPAAKLADDHGFTTFYVPEHTHIPIKREAAHPTTGDESLPDDRYMRTLDPWVSLGTAAAVTSRVRLSTAVALPVEHDPITLAKSIATLDHLSGGRVSLGVGFGWNTDELADHKVPPGRRRTMLREYLEAMRSLWTDEEASYDGEFVSFGPSWAWPKPVQSHIPVLVGAAGTEKNFKWIAKSADGWITTPRDFDIDEPVKLLQDTWAAAGREGAPQIVALDFKPDPEKLARWRDLGVTEVLFGLPDKPEAEVAAYVERLAGKLAQLV, from the coding sequence ATGGACTACGGGCTCGTACTTTTCACCAGTGACCGCGGCATCGCTCCGGCACCGGCGGCCAAGCTGGCCGATGACCACGGTTTCACCACCTTCTACGTGCCCGAGCACACCCACATCCCGATCAAGCGGGAAGCGGCGCACCCGACGACCGGCGACGAGTCGCTGCCCGATGACCGCTATATGCGCACCCTCGATCCCTGGGTCAGCCTGGGCACCGCGGCCGCCGTCACCAGCCGGGTTCGGCTGTCCACCGCGGTGGCCCTGCCCGTCGAGCACGACCCGATCACGCTGGCCAAGTCGATCGCGACGCTGGATCACCTGTCCGGGGGCCGTGTCAGCCTGGGCGTCGGATTCGGCTGGAACACCGATGAATTGGCCGACCACAAGGTGCCGCCGGGCCGTCGCCGCACCATGCTGCGCGAGTACCTGGAGGCCATGCGCTCGCTGTGGACCGACGAAGAAGCCTCCTACGACGGCGAATTCGTCAGCTTCGGCCCGAGCTGGGCGTGGCCCAAGCCGGTGCAGTCACACATCCCGGTGCTGGTCGGCGCGGCGGGCACCGAGAAGAACTTCAAGTGGATCGCGAAGTCGGCCGACGGCTGGATCACCACCCCGCGCGACTTCGACATCGACGAGCCGGTGAAGCTGCTGCAGGACACCTGGGCGGCGGCCGGCCGCGAGGGCGCCCCGCAGATCGTGGCACTGGACTTCAAGCCGGATCCCGAGAAGCTGGCCCGCTGGCGCGATCTCGGTGTCACCGAGGTGCTGTTCGGGTTGCCCGACAAGCCCGAGGCCGAGGTCGCCGCCTACGTGGAGCGGCTGGCGGGCAAGCTCGCCCAGCTGGTGTAG
- a CDS encoding acetyl-CoA acetyltransferase, whose protein sequence is MVDPRTPVIVGVGQFTERVDAPDYRGMSSVDLATEAVRAALADTGADAAAVAAAIEVFVGLRQFEICTPFSEAPLGCSDNYPRSVAARTGADPARAVLEPLGGHGSQKVVTEFSGAIAAGDAEVVLVLGSENGSTLRYFAGREDKPDHSERVGGQLEDRGYGFDQYMNEYTAKHGLTGAPVQYGLLDNARRARLGVTVDDYRRDMAELFAPFSEVAARNPLSSSPVPRSVEELLTVTSENRMICDPYPRLMVARDQVNQGAAVLIMSVAAARRLSVPESKWVYLHGHADMVEQQLLDREDLSTSLSAEKAVAEALRVAGIGLAEVSTFDLYSCFPFPVFSVCDSTGLATDDPRGLTLTGGLPYFGGPGNSYSLHGIAETVNEMRSEPGSFGLVGANGGVMSKYSVGVYSTTPAEWAADDSKARQAEIAALPTVPVTRDADGTGVIETYSVRYDWPETTGVIIGRLEADGSRFMALSTDEALVALMSDGDPLGARIEVKSTEDGINLATLA, encoded by the coding sequence ATGGTGGATCCACGTACGCCGGTGATCGTCGGTGTCGGACAGTTCACCGAGCGCGTCGACGCGCCGGACTACCGCGGGATGTCGTCGGTCGACCTCGCCACCGAGGCGGTGCGGGCCGCGCTGGCCGACACCGGCGCCGACGCGGCCGCGGTGGCTGCGGCGATCGAGGTCTTCGTCGGGCTCCGGCAGTTCGAGATCTGCACGCCGTTCTCCGAGGCGCCGCTGGGGTGCTCGGACAACTACCCGCGATCGGTCGCGGCCCGTACCGGTGCCGATCCGGCTCGCGCGGTGCTCGAACCGCTGGGCGGGCACGGATCGCAGAAGGTCGTCACCGAGTTCTCCGGCGCCATCGCGGCCGGCGACGCCGAGGTGGTCCTGGTGCTCGGGTCCGAGAACGGTTCGACGCTGCGGTATTTCGCCGGCCGCGAGGACAAACCCGACCACTCCGAACGGGTCGGCGGGCAACTCGAGGACCGCGGATACGGGTTCGATCAGTACATGAACGAGTACACCGCCAAGCACGGATTGACCGGTGCTCCCGTGCAGTACGGGTTGCTGGACAACGCGCGGCGGGCCCGCCTCGGCGTCACGGTGGACGACTACCGACGCGACATGGCCGAGTTGTTCGCGCCGTTCTCCGAAGTCGCCGCCAGGAACCCGCTGTCCTCGTCTCCGGTCCCCCGCTCAGTCGAGGAACTGCTCACCGTCACCTCGGAGAACCGGATGATCTGTGATCCCTACCCGCGGTTGATGGTGGCCCGCGACCAGGTGAACCAGGGCGCCGCCGTGCTGATCATGTCGGTGGCCGCGGCCCGCCGGCTGTCGGTGCCCGAAAGCAAATGGGTCTACCTGCACGGCCACGCCGACATGGTGGAGCAGCAGCTGCTCGACCGCGAGGACCTGAGCACGAGCTTGTCCGCGGAAAAGGCTGTGGCAGAGGCGCTTCGGGTAGCCGGTATCGGGCTGGCCGAAGTGTCGACCTTCGACCTGTACAGCTGCTTCCCGTTCCCGGTGTTCTCCGTCTGCGACTCAACCGGGCTGGCGACCGATGATCCGCGCGGTCTCACCCTGACCGGTGGACTGCCGTACTTCGGCGGACCGGGAAACAGCTACTCCCTGCACGGTATCGCCGAGACCGTGAACGAAATGCGTTCCGAGCCAGGATCGTTCGGACTGGTCGGCGCCAACGGCGGGGTGATGAGCAAGTATTCGGTCGGGGTGTACTCGACGACGCCCGCCGAGTGGGCGGCCGATGACAGCAAGGCGCGGCAGGCCGAGATCGCCGCGCTTCCCACGGTGCCCGTCACCCGTGACGCCGACGGCACGGGTGTCATCGAGACGTATTCGGTGCGCTATGACTGGCCCGAGACCACCGGTGTCATCATCGGCCGGCTCGAGGCCGACGGCTCGCGGTTCATGGCACTGAGCACCGACGAAGCCCTGGTGGCGCTGATGTCCGACGGTGATCCGCTGGGTGCGCGCATCGAGGTGAAGTCCACCGAGGACGGCATCAACCTGGCGACCCTGGCCTAG
- the purN gene encoding phosphoribosylglycinamide formyltransferase, which produces MQQRPLRVPATAPARLVVLASGTGSLLSSLLEAGTGDYPGRVVAVGADRACPALDVAAEAAIPSFQVRLRDHPDRAAWDSALTEAVAQHAPDLVVSAGFMKIFGQQFLSRFEGRIVNTHPALLPAFPGAHAVPDAIDYGVRVTGCTVHLVDSGVDTGPILAQEAVAVHEDDTAETLHERIKDVERRLLVDVLAALATRGVTWTGRKAMFGC; this is translated from the coding sequence GTGCAGCAGCGACCACTCCGCGTACCGGCGACCGCGCCGGCCCGGCTGGTGGTACTGGCTTCCGGTACCGGTTCGCTGCTGTCCTCGTTGCTGGAGGCCGGCACCGGGGACTACCCAGGGCGCGTGGTGGCCGTCGGCGCCGACCGGGCCTGCCCCGCGCTGGACGTCGCCGCCGAGGCGGCGATCCCGTCATTCCAGGTGCGTCTGCGCGACCATCCGGATCGCGCCGCCTGGGACAGCGCGCTCACCGAGGCCGTCGCACAGCACGCGCCGGACCTGGTGGTCAGCGCCGGTTTCATGAAAATTTTTGGGCAACAGTTTCTTTCGCGCTTCGAAGGCCGGATCGTGAACACCCATCCGGCCCTACTGCCCGCCTTCCCCGGCGCCCACGCGGTACCGGACGCGATCGACTACGGCGTGCGCGTCACCGGGTGCACCGTGCATCTGGTCGACAGCGGGGTGGATACCGGGCCGATCCTGGCGCAGGAAGCCGTGGCGGTGCACGAGGATGACACCGCAGAGACATTGCACGAACGCATCAAGGACGTCGAACGACGACTGCTGGTGGACGTGCTGGCCGCGCTGGCGACGCGCGGTGTGACCTGGACCGGACGAAAAGCGATGTTCGGATGTTGA
- a CDS encoding S9 family peptidase, translated as MTDTTQSPAIISVEDFFSPPERAGATISPDGTRIAYLAPWRNRLNVWVQDVDGKEDPRCVTADETRSVYFYSWTHDSRWLLYMQDSGGDEHWHVYRVDPDVPDTPAVDLTPFPRVRASYELLKARPGKALVQHNARNAELVDAFELDIATGELTLLAENPGTVVSWIGGPGGELFTNTLTAEGDVEISQWDPATRSLRTIRVYEGRDYPLGIHPIAVSPDGAGIWLGSYQGSDRLRLARIDVASGEETEVHSHPTLDLGAQLVLPSPFIISERTGELVGARYYGERQVIHALDDEFAQVLGKLTELSDGDLAGMSCDDSGQRWVVNFSHDRDPNVTYFYDHATGESRLLFRPYPHLDPAALAEMTPVTITSRDGLDLHSYLTLPVGRPPENLPLVLLVHGGPWSRDCWGYQPDVQLLANRGYAVLQVNFRGSTGYGKAFTQAAIGEFAGKMHDDLIDAVDWAVKQGFADRDRVAIFGGSYGGYATLVGVTFTPDVFAAAIDYVGISSLPNFMRTLPDVGRRFLANNWNLYVGDPKDPAQEADMLARSPITKVDQIRTPLLVVQGANDSRVVQAESDNMVAALRARGVEVEYMVKEDEGHGFLNPDNNIDMYHAVEKFLAKHL; from the coding sequence GTGACCGACACGACGCAATCCCCCGCGATCATTTCCGTCGAGGACTTCTTCAGCCCGCCCGAGCGGGCCGGGGCCACCATCTCCCCGGACGGCACCCGCATCGCCTACCTCGCCCCCTGGCGGAACCGCCTCAACGTGTGGGTGCAGGACGTGGACGGCAAGGAGGACCCCCGCTGCGTCACCGCCGACGAGACCCGCAGCGTGTACTTCTACAGCTGGACCCACGATTCGCGGTGGCTGCTGTACATGCAGGACAGCGGTGGCGACGAGCACTGGCACGTGTACCGGGTGGACCCGGATGTGCCGGACACCCCGGCCGTGGACCTCACCCCGTTCCCCCGGGTGCGCGCCTCCTACGAACTGCTCAAGGCGCGTCCGGGCAAGGCCCTGGTCCAGCACAACGCGCGCAATGCCGAACTGGTCGACGCCTTCGAACTCGACATCGCCACCGGTGAGCTCACCCTGCTCGCCGAGAATCCCGGCACCGTGGTCAGCTGGATCGGCGGGCCCGGCGGCGAACTGTTCACCAACACCCTGACCGCCGAGGGCGATGTCGAGATCTCGCAATGGGATCCGGCCACCCGGTCACTGCGCACGATCAGGGTCTACGAGGGTCGGGACTACCCCCTGGGCATCCACCCGATCGCCGTCTCCCCCGATGGCGCCGGCATCTGGCTGGGCTCCTATCAGGGCAGCGACCGGCTCCGGCTGGCCCGTATCGACGTCGCCTCCGGCGAGGAGACCGAGGTACACAGTCACCCGACGCTCGACCTCGGCGCGCAATTGGTGCTGCCGTCACCGTTCATCATCAGCGAGCGGACCGGGGAACTGGTCGGCGCCCGCTACTACGGTGAGCGACAGGTGATCCACGCTCTCGACGACGAGTTCGCCCAGGTATTGGGCAAGCTCACCGAACTTTCCGACGGCGACCTGGCCGGAATGTCGTGCGATGACAGCGGGCAACGCTGGGTGGTCAACTTCAGCCACGACCGCGATCCGAATGTCACCTATTTCTACGACCATGCGACCGGCGAGAGCAGACTGTTGTTCCGGCCCTATCCACACCTGGATCCCGCGGCGCTGGCCGAGATGACACCGGTCACCATCACCTCACGCGATGGACTGGACCTGCATTCGTATCTGACGCTGCCGGTGGGTAGGCCGCCGGAGAACCTGCCGCTGGTGCTGCTGGTGCACGGTGGCCCGTGGTCACGGGACTGCTGGGGCTACCAGCCCGACGTGCAGTTGCTGGCCAACCGCGGATATGCGGTGCTGCAGGTCAACTTTCGCGGATCGACCGGATACGGCAAGGCCTTCACCCAGGCCGCCATCGGCGAATTCGCCGGCAAGATGCACGACGATCTGATCGACGCGGTGGACTGGGCGGTCAAGCAGGGCTTCGCCGACCGGGACCGGGTGGCCATCTTCGGCGGCTCCTATGGCGGATACGCCACGCTGGTCGGCGTCACGTTCACCCCGGACGTCTTCGCCGCGGCCATCGACTACGTCGGGATCTCCAGCCTGCCCAACTTCATGCGCACGCTGCCCGATGTCGGCCGCAGGTTCCTGGCCAACAACTGGAACCTCTACGTCGGTGACCCGAAGGATCCCGCGCAGGAGGCCGATATGCTGGCCCGCTCGCCGATCACCAAGGTCGATCAGATCCGCACCCCGCTGCTGGTGGTGCAGGGCGCCAACGACTCTCGCGTCGTACAGGCCGAGTCCGACAACATGGTGGCGGCCCTGCGCGCCCGTGGTGTCGAGGTCGAGTACATGGTCAAGGAGGACGAGGGGCACGGATTCCTCAACCCGGACAACAACATCGACATGTACCACGCCGTCGAGAAATTCCTCGCCAAGCACCTCTGA
- a CDS encoding DUF6350 family protein, giving the protein MDNRSVGTRQARDLLRVAFGPSVVALGVIAAVTLIQLLIANSDMTGAFGAIASMWLGVHQVPVSIGGSELGVMPLLPVLLMVWGTARTTAAAAARSSWFVIRWVVASALGGPLLIAALSLAVIHDAASVITELQTPEASRAFAGVLVVHAIGALIGVAMAGRLLTLPGVPNWLPESLRAAAAGVLALLGLSGVVAAGSIVVHWGTMHDLFGITDSMFGQFSLALLSVLYIPNVLVGTAAVAVGSSAHIGLANFSSFTVLGGDIPAVPVLAAVPTPPLGPIWVALLIVAAVSAVALGQQCARRAAPWPIAAAKLGVAALVAALTMALLGYAGGGRLGNFGDVGVDQVTFGPAVLLWFLSIGGLTVVMAGGLVRRPKKVKPVPTPAPEPEPEDVFEDEDTITDIVLLDAQAELPERAESLELGAPPAPAEPHDDPLLDPEEHFVVDGDLPGTTAEKPRDQDD; this is encoded by the coding sequence GTGGACAACCGGTCAGTCGGTACCCGACAGGCTCGCGACCTGCTCAGGGTCGCGTTCGGGCCGTCGGTCGTCGCGCTCGGTGTGATCGCGGCGGTGACGCTGATTCAGCTGCTCATCGCCAACAGCGATATGACCGGCGCGTTCGGCGCGATCGCCAGCATGTGGCTGGGCGTGCACCAGGTTCCGGTTTCCATCGGTGGCAGCGAACTCGGTGTGATGCCGCTGCTGCCGGTGCTGCTGATGGTGTGGGGTACCGCACGTACCACCGCGGCGGCAGCGGCACGGTCCTCGTGGTTCGTCATCCGCTGGGTGGTGGCCTCGGCGCTGGGCGGGCCGCTGCTCATCGCGGCACTGTCGCTGGCCGTCATCCACGACGCGGCCTCGGTGATCACCGAATTGCAGACCCCCGAGGCCTCCCGGGCGTTCGCCGGGGTGCTGGTGGTGCACGCCATCGGTGCGCTGATCGGCGTCGCGATGGCCGGGCGGTTGCTCACGCTGCCGGGGGTCCCGAACTGGCTGCCCGAGTCGCTGCGGGCCGCCGCGGCCGGGGTGCTCGCGCTGCTCGGCCTGTCCGGTGTGGTGGCGGCCGGTTCGATCGTCGTGCACTGGGGGACCATGCACGACCTGTTCGGTATCACCGATTCGATGTTCGGCCAGTTCAGCCTGGCCTTGCTCTCGGTGCTCTACATCCCCAACGTGCTGGTCGGGACGGCCGCCGTCGCGGTGGGTTCCAGCGCGCACATCGGGCTGGCCAACTTCAGCTCCTTCACCGTGCTCGGTGGGGACATCCCGGCGGTGCCGGTGCTCGCTGCGGTGCCGACGCCGCCGCTGGGGCCGATCTGGGTGGCGCTGCTGATCGTGGCCGCGGTCTCGGCGGTGGCGTTGGGCCAGCAGTGTGCGCGCCGGGCGGCACCCTGGCCGATCGCCGCCGCGAAACTCGGGGTGGCCGCCCTGGTGGCCGCGCTGACGATGGCGCTGCTCGGGTACGCCGGTGGCGGCCGGCTCGGTAACTTCGGCGACGTCGGTGTCGACCAGGTCACCTTCGGGCCCGCGGTGTTGCTGTGGTTCCTGTCCATCGGCGGTCTGACGGTCGTGATGGCCGGCGGGCTGGTGCGCAGGCCGAAGAAGGTGAAGCCGGTCCCGACTCCGGCTCCCGAACCGGAACCCGAGGACGTGTTCGAGGACGAGGACACGATCACCGATATCGTCCTGCTGGACGCGCAGGCCGAGTTGCCCGAGCGCGCCGAGTCCCTCGAACTCGGCGCACCGCCGGCGCCCGCCGAGCCGCATGACGACCCGCTGCTGGACCCCGAGGAGCATTTCGTGGTCGACGGCGATCTTCCCGGCACGACCGCCGAAAAGCCACGCGATCAGGACGACTAG
- the sfnG gene encoding dimethylsulfone monooxygenase SfnG: MTTERIADQITFAYWVPNVSGGLVTSDIEQRTDWNYEYNKKLAQTAENNGFEYALSQVRYEASYGAEYQHESTSFSLALLLATERLKVIAAVHPGLWQPAVLAKLGATADQLSGGRFAVNVVSGWFKDEFTHLGEPWLEHDERYRRSAEFLQVLRKIWTEDEVDFRGDFYRIHDFTLKPKPLNTAERPNPELFQGGNSTAARRNGGLYSDWYFSNGKDFAGITEQVVEVRDHARTVGREVKVGLNGFIIARDTEKEARDTLREIIDKANKPAVEGFRGAVQQAGNSTGDKKGMWADSSFEDLVQYNDGFRTQLIGTPEQIAERIAAYRKRGVDLILGGFLHFQEEIEYFGQKVLPLVREIEAVDQSAPDAPVLVSA, from the coding sequence ATGACGACCGAACGCATCGCCGACCAGATCACGTTCGCCTACTGGGTGCCCAACGTCAGCGGCGGCCTGGTGACCAGCGATATCGAGCAGCGCACGGACTGGAACTACGAGTACAACAAGAAGCTGGCGCAGACCGCGGAGAACAACGGTTTCGAGTACGCGTTGTCCCAGGTGCGCTACGAGGCCAGCTACGGCGCGGAGTATCAGCACGAGTCGACGAGCTTCAGCCTGGCGCTGCTGCTGGCCACCGAACGGCTCAAGGTGATCGCCGCGGTGCACCCGGGCCTGTGGCAGCCCGCGGTGCTGGCCAAGCTGGGGGCCACCGCCGACCAGCTGTCGGGTGGCCGGTTCGCGGTCAACGTGGTGTCCGGCTGGTTCAAGGACGAGTTCACCCATCTGGGCGAGCCGTGGCTGGAGCACGACGAGCGCTACCGCCGCAGCGCGGAGTTCCTGCAGGTTCTGCGCAAGATCTGGACCGAGGACGAGGTGGACTTTCGCGGGGATTTCTACCGGATTCACGATTTCACCCTGAAGCCCAAGCCGCTTAATACCGCCGAGCGTCCGAACCCGGAACTGTTCCAGGGCGGCAACTCCACCGCCGCGCGCCGCAACGGCGGCCTTTACTCGGACTGGTACTTCTCCAACGGCAAGGATTTCGCCGGCATCACCGAGCAGGTGGTGGAGGTGCGCGACCACGCCCGCACCGTGGGCCGCGAGGTCAAGGTCGGGCTGAACGGGTTCATCATCGCCCGCGATACCGAGAAGGAAGCCCGTGACACCCTGCGCGAGATCATCGACAAGGCCAACAAGCCGGCCGTCGAGGGCTTTCGGGGGGCCGTGCAGCAGGCCGGCAATTCGACCGGGGACAAGAAGGGCATGTGGGCGGACTCGTCGTTCGAGGATCTCGTCCAATACAACGACGGATTCCGCACCCAGCTCATCGGCACCCCGGAACAGATCGCCGAGCGGATCGCGGCGTACCGCAAACGCGGGGTGGACCTCATCCTGGGCGGCTTCCTCCACTTCCAGGAGGAAATCGAGTACTTCGGGCAAAAGGTGTTGCCGCTCGTCCGGGAAATCGAGGCCGTCGATCAGAGCGCTCCGGACGCTCCGGTGCTCGTATCGGCCTGA
- a CDS encoding DUF5336 domain-containing protein, with protein MTYPPGNPGYPPAQQGNQYAPTQQYGEPAEVGPSKLPVYLSAAVAVFGLATYAFNFGPLLTISNSDFPQFGSASGSTPGLGLAVAASVLAALLAGVGLLPKQKARTGLVAVASTLSFLLVLAEVINAPAGLSIGWGLYLVIAATLLQTGAAIAALLFDAGVLSPPAPKPRYEQQQPYGQYGSPYYGQPGGQQQYGAPTHQPQQQRPGYPSQYGYQGAPNTGGFQSAAGAPGSHNGPPTPPTGFPAFGQPQQPQGSSAPTAAVPAQPSATPQSQPESSPQSGTPSS; from the coding sequence ATGACTTACCCGCCCGGTAACCCCGGATATCCGCCTGCCCAGCAGGGCAACCAGTACGCGCCCACCCAGCAGTACGGCGAGCCCGCAGAGGTAGGCCCCAGCAAGCTGCCTGTCTACCTGAGCGCTGCCGTCGCAGTGTTCGGTCTGGCGACCTACGCGTTCAATTTCGGTCCGCTGCTGACCATCAGCAACTCGGACTTCCCGCAGTTCGGCAGCGCCAGCGGCAGCACGCCCGGTCTCGGCCTGGCGGTCGCGGCCTCGGTGCTCGCCGCGCTGCTGGCCGGTGTCGGTCTGCTGCCCAAGCAGAAGGCCCGTACCGGTCTGGTGGCCGTTGCGTCCACGCTGTCGTTCCTGCTGGTGCTGGCCGAGGTCATCAATGCCCCGGCCGGGCTGTCCATCGGCTGGGGGCTGTACCTGGTCATCGCCGCCACGTTGCTGCAGACCGGCGCCGCCATCGCCGCGCTGCTGTTCGATGCGGGTGTCCTGTCGCCGCCGGCCCCCAAGCCCCGCTACGAGCAGCAGCAGCCCTACGGCCAGTACGGCTCGCCGTACTACGGACAGCCGGGCGGCCAGCAGCAGTACGGCGCACCGACGCATCAACCGCAGCAGCAGCGTCCCGGCTACCCGTCGCAGTACGGCTACCAGGGCGCCCCGAACACCGGCGGATTCCAGTCCGCCGCCGGCGCCCCCGGTTCGCACAACGGCCCGCCGACGCCGCCCACCGGATTCCCGGCGTTCGGGCAGCCGCAACAGCCGCAGGGTTCCTCGGCGCCGACCGCCGCGGTTCCGGCGCAACCGTCCGCGACACCCCAGAGCCAGCCCGAGTCCTCACCGCAGTCCGGCACGCCCTCGTCGTAG